A window of the Linepithema humile isolate Giens D197 chromosome 4, Lhum_UNIL_v1.0, whole genome shotgun sequence genome harbors these coding sequences:
- the LOC105672581 gene encoding WD repeat-containing protein 91, translating to MSHVQYVDELVKDYLIFRGLTQTLKVFDNDLKADKEKGFRVDKMVDQLVQYIHNYDLTSLRELWGHFDTRIFSRLDSCFTLAIRKLENSVLKMYLVNASMNGKQDRILEFFTKMAPELQGHSEWKEWFALPFIKNPEDNPTYSVYFSKQWHDTILMSLHNFLATIFQCMPVPTLLTMDEDTNKLKRLQEENEMLKQRLCESVRIENVLDVNPGPTPQHPPIMDDFYIIAQESPLLENPKTLRNLIRNIGGGSSPILSRKSATNAKRVAESETISTKRTNVKGRMNSVSKSEAVSAKRSISCDSRLSSSRKRDSSIDTTVERKTKEKMDSSYILLSQEEYTEHKTSIIQCKSNSSGSYVATGDADGIIKIWTPIPSPQTVRTFTSGTTNSNKAITSLDWVSKNERYFLHGDSNGLIQLNDTRDCKTLWDIQHENSRIVNLLCNPMESTFICSVSDANEGKLLLYDIKTKKLERTLPLDECATVLCSTFNHNGQLLIAGLSNGNTLVYDLRRYEVLDISDWHSSPIIDIELTNDFTNLCTQSEDGNLIKRNLNHPKNVVWETKIDIEKNPVHGKLFTFDQSGNYMLLCTQAGGKIYKVPPGSQGKSLELGGHKGTLCCDWSSANQSGICITGGAEGKVRVSTLLSP from the exons ATGTCTCACGTGCAGTATGTGGATGAATTGGTCAAGGATTATTTGATCTTCAGGGGTTTAACTCAGACACTGAAAGTCTTCGACAATGACTTGAAGGCGGATAAGGAAAAGGGATTTAGG GTAGATAAAATGGTTGATCAATTAGTCCAATACATACACAATTATGATTTGACCTCATTGAGAGAACTATGGGGACACTTCGATACTAGAATATTTAGTCGATTAGACAGTTGTTTTACTCTTGCAATCAGGAAATTAGAGAACTCTgtgttaaaaatgtatttggtGAATGCATCCATGAATGGCAAGCAAGATAGGATTCTggaattttttactaaaatggCGCCGGAATTGCAGGGCCACTCAGAATGGAAAGAATGGTTTG CACTCCcctttattaaaaatcctgAAGACAATCCAACTTATTCCGTTTATTTTAGTAAGCAGTGGCACGATACTATATTGATGTCCTTACATAATTTCCtagcaacaatttttcaa tgtATGCCAGTGCCGACATTACTCACGATGGACGAGGACACAAATAAGTTAAAACGATTACAAGAGGAGAATGAAATGCTAAAGCAACGGTTATGCGAATCTGTTAGGATAGAAAATGTATTGGATGTAAATCCGGGCCCAACACCTCAACATCCCCCAATTATGGAcgatttttacattattgctCA AGAATCGCCATTACTGGAAAATCCTAAGACCCTGAGGAATCTCATAAGAAACATAGGCGGCGGGTCCAGTCCAATTTTAAGTAGAAAATCTGCAACAAACGCAAAAAGAGTTGCGGAATCTGAAACGATCTCGACGAAGCGGACAAACGTGAAAGGACGGATGAATTCGGTCAGCAAGTCTGAGGCAGTCTCCGCCAAGAGGAGCATCAGCTGTGATTCAAGATTAAGTAGTTCTAGGAAAAGAGACTCTTCTATAGATACTACTGTCGAGAGGAAAACTAAGGAAAAGATGGACTCCAGTTATATCCTTCTAAGTCAG GAGGAATATACCGAGCATAAAACCTCCATAATTCAATGTAAGAGTAACAGTAGTGGATCCTACGTCGCGACGGGAGACGCCGACGGTATCATCAAAATATGGACACCGATTCCTTCACCACA GACTGTTAGGACATTCACTTCCGGCACGACAAATTCCAATAAAGCTATTACTTCGTTGGACTGGGTATCAAAAAACGAACGCTATTTTTTGCACGGCGACAGCAACGGTTTGATCCAGCTGAACGACACTCGAGACTGCAAGACACTCTGGGATATCCAGCACGAGAATTCGCGAATCGTCAATTTGCTTTGCAATCCAATGGAATCGACGTTCATTTGTTCCGTGTCGGATGCCAACGAGGGCAAACTGTTACTGTACGACATTAAAACGAAAAAACTTGAAAGAACATTGCCGCTGGATGAGTGTGCCACCGTTTTATGTTCCACGTTTAATCATAACGGCCAATTACTTATCGCAGGACTGTCTAATGGTAATACATTGGTATATGATCTGAGGCGATACGAGGTATTAGACATTTCCGACTGGCACTCTAGCCCGATAATCGATATAGAGTTAACAAACGACTTTACAAACTTATGTACGCAAAGCGAAGACGGtaatttaatcaaaagaaACCTGAATCACCCGAAAAATGTAGTGTGGGAGACCAAAATTGACATCGAGAAAAACCCTGTTCACGGAAAACTGTTCACTTTTGATCAGAGCGGAAATTATATGCTACTCTGCACTCAGGCGggaggaaaaatatataag GTGCCACCAGGCTCACAAGGAAAGAGTTTGGAGTTAGGTGGACACAAGGGTACTTTGTGTTGCGACTGGTCGAGTGCCAATCAATCGGGAATTTGCATAACCGGGGGTGCGGAAGGAAAAGTGCGAGTCTCGACGCTACTCTCACCATGA